A portion of the Hoylesella buccalis ATCC 35310 genome contains these proteins:
- the guaA gene encoding glutamine-hydrolyzing GMP synthase, with translation MQQKIIILDFGSQTTQLIGRRVRELDTFCEILPYNKFPKGDESVIGVILSGSPYSVHDHEAFKCDLSDFIGKYPVLGICYGAQFISFTNGGKVESTGTREYGRAHLEKFDATDPLFKGFQPQSQVWMSHGDTITAIPSDCHVIASTGEVKYAAYASEKNPTWAVQFHPEVFHSTQGTTLLKNFVVDICGSQQTWSPASFIESTVESIQQQVGNDKVILGLSGGVDSSVCATLLNKAIGRNLTCIFVDHGLLRKNEFSNVMKAYEGLGLNVIGVDASKKFFDDLKGVTDPEQKRKIIGRDFVEVFNAEAKKITDAKWLAQGTIYPDRIESLSITGMVIKSHHNVGGLPKDMHLQLCEPLQWLFKDEVRRVGYQLGMPEHLIKRHPFPGPGLAVRILGDITPEKVAILQEADDIYVRALHDWICDDGEPLYDKVWQAGTVLLSTIRSVGVMGDERTYEHPVALRAVTSTDAMTADWAHLPYEFLAKVSNEIINKVKGVNRVCYDISSKPPSTIEWE, from the coding sequence ATGCAACAGAAAATTATCATTTTAGACTTTGGTTCACAAACTACACAGCTTATTGGCCGAAGAGTGCGTGAATTGGATACCTTCTGCGAAATATTACCGTATAATAAGTTTCCTAAAGGTGACGAATCTGTCATTGGTGTCATCCTGAGTGGTTCGCCGTATTCGGTGCATGACCATGAGGCATTCAAGTGTGACTTAAGTGATTTCATAGGCAAGTACCCCGTTTTGGGCATCTGCTACGGCGCCCAGTTCATCTCATTCACCAATGGTGGAAAGGTAGAAAGTACGGGTACGCGCGAATATGGACGCGCTCATTTGGAAAAGTTTGACGCAACTGATCCGCTATTCAAGGGCTTCCAACCGCAGTCACAGGTGTGGATGAGCCATGGTGATACCATTACTGCCATTCCAAGTGATTGTCATGTCATTGCCAGTACAGGCGAGGTGAAGTATGCAGCGTACGCCAGTGAGAAGAATCCAACATGGGCTGTTCAGTTCCATCCCGAAGTGTTTCATTCCACACAGGGTACCACTTTGTTGAAAAACTTCGTGGTGGACATCTGCGGTAGCCAGCAAACATGGAGCCCTGCATCATTCATTGAGAGCACGGTTGAGAGCATTCAGCAACAGGTGGGCAATGACAAGGTGATATTAGGACTGAGTGGTGGCGTTGACTCTTCTGTGTGTGCAACACTTTTGAACAAAGCCATTGGTCGTAATTTGACCTGCATTTTCGTCGACCATGGCTTGTTGCGGAAGAATGAGTTCAGCAATGTTATGAAGGCTTATGAAGGTCTTGGCCTGAACGTGATAGGCGTTGATGCCAGCAAGAAGTTCTTTGATGACTTGAAAGGAGTGACCGATCCAGAGCAAAAACGCAAGATTATCGGCCGCGACTTCGTTGAGGTATTCAACGCAGAAGCGAAGAAAATCACCGATGCCAAGTGGTTAGCGCAGGGAACTATCTATCCTGACCGCATCGAAAGCTTGAGTATTACTGGCATGGTTATCAAGAGTCATCACAACGTGGGTGGCCTTCCAAAGGACATGCATCTGCAACTTTGCGAGCCTCTTCAGTGGCTGTTCAAGGACGAAGTGCGCCGAGTGGGCTACCAATTGGGGATGCCCGAACATCTCATCAAGCGTCATCCGTTCCCCGGTCCCGGCCTTGCTGTCCGCATTCTTGGGGACATTACACCCGAGAAGGTCGCCATTTTACAAGAGGCGGACGATATTTATGTTCGTGCGTTGCATGATTGGATTTGCGACGATGGCGAGCCATTATACGATAAAGTGTGGCAGGCTGGAACCGTATTGCTGTCTACTATTCGCAGTGTTGGTGTGATGGGGGATGAGCGAACTTATGAGCATCCCGTTGCATTGCGTGCCGTTACCAGCACGGATGCCATGACTGCCGACTGGGCACACTTGCCATACGAGTTTTTAGCAAAGGTGTCTAACGAGATTATCAACAAGGTGAAAGGGGTGAATAGGGTTTGCTACGATATTTCTTCGAAACCGCCTTCGACCATCGAATGGGAATGA
- a CDS encoding glycoside hydrolase family 57 protein, with translation MKTICLYFEIHQIRHLKRYRFFDIGTDHYYYDDYENERSMTEIANQSYMPALNTLLDMIKTHNGYFKVAFSLSGVAIEQMEIHAPQVLEKLQELNETKCVEFLAEPYSHGLSSLINEECFAAEVKRQCKKMEEYFGQKPRVLRNSSLIYSDDIGLQVSQMGFDGMLTEGAKQVLGWKSPHYVYHCTLAPKLKLLLRDVELSDDISLRFNNRSWEGYPLFADNYINRIAELPDKEQVINIFMNLSAIGMSQPLDSNILEFLKALPFCAKHKDIVFSTPYEICSKTQSVGALDVPDTISWNDEERDVSAWLGNPMQREAFNKLYSVADRVRIANDPRINQDWDYLQASNNFRFMTTKSSGVGLDRGIYSSPFDAFTNYMNILGDFINRVNTLYPEEIDNEELNSLLTTIRNQGEEIEIKEKEILRLQTKIEKIEAASDKLKAKLDDDTDKDKGTVSGTEATSIAAKDKDLQA, from the coding sequence ATGAAAACAATTTGTCTATATTTCGAAATACATCAGATTAGGCATCTGAAGCGTTATCGCTTTTTTGACATTGGTACCGACCATTATTATTATGATGACTATGAGAATGAGCGGTCTATGACAGAGATTGCCAATCAATCGTACATGCCAGCCCTCAACACCCTGTTGGACATGATTAAGACGCACAATGGATATTTCAAGGTGGCCTTTTCTCTTTCAGGCGTGGCGATAGAGCAAATGGAGATTCATGCACCGCAAGTGCTTGAGAAATTGCAAGAACTCAACGAAACAAAATGCGTGGAGTTCTTGGCCGAACCCTATTCGCACGGTCTTTCATCGCTGATTAATGAGGAATGTTTTGCAGCAGAGGTGAAGCGCCAGTGCAAGAAGATGGAAGAGTATTTCGGCCAAAAACCTCGTGTACTACGCAATTCGTCATTGATTTACAGTGATGACATCGGACTGCAAGTTTCACAAATGGGGTTTGATGGTATGCTGACAGAGGGCGCCAAACAGGTGCTGGGATGGAAATCGCCTCATTATGTTTATCATTGTACGTTGGCGCCAAAGCTGAAACTTTTATTGCGTGACGTGGAATTGAGTGACGACATCTCATTGCGTTTCAATAACCGTTCATGGGAAGGTTATCCTTTGTTTGCCGACAATTATATCAACCGAATCGCTGAACTTCCTGATAAAGAGCAGGTAATCAACATCTTCATGAATCTGTCTGCCATAGGGATGTCGCAGCCTTTGGACAGCAACATTCTTGAGTTTTTAAAGGCATTGCCGTTTTGTGCAAAGCATAAAGACATCGTCTTTTCTACTCCTTATGAGATATGTTCAAAGACCCAGAGCGTTGGTGCCTTGGATGTTCCAGATACAATTAGCTGGAATGATGAGGAGAGAGATGTGAGTGCTTGGCTTGGAAACCCCATGCAGCGAGAGGCATTCAACAAGCTTTACAGTGTTGCTGATCGCGTGAGAATCGCCAATGATCCGCGAATTAATCAGGATTGGGATTATTTACAAGCCAGCAACAACTTTAGATTCATGACCACTAAATCGTCTGGAGTGGGATTGGATCGAGGCATTTACAGCAGTCCTTTCGATGCCTTTACCAATTATATGAACATCTTGGGTGACTTTATCAATCGGGTGAATACGCTTTATCCTGAAGAAATCGATAATGAAGAGCTGAATTCTCTATTGACAACCATCAGGAATCAAGGCGAAGAAATAGAGATTAAGGAGAAGGAAATCCTGCGTTTGCAGACAAAAATAGAAAAGATAGAGGCGGCCAGTGATAAGCTCAAGGCGAAGCTGGACGACGATACAGACAAGGATAAAGGTACGGTTTCTGGTACAGAGGCAACGTCAATCGCTGCCAAAGACAAAGATTTACAGGCATGA